In one Lolium rigidum isolate FL_2022 chromosome 3, APGP_CSIRO_Lrig_0.1, whole genome shotgun sequence genomic region, the following are encoded:
- the LOC124698980 gene encoding magnesium/proton exchanger 1-like, giving the protein MGSTAPSCDAYLFFHGETLLPNGLRAFLCTAALAYCFIGLSAITARFFKSMESITNHSREIVTVDPQTNTPIVKQEKVWNYTIADIALLAFGTSFPQISLATIDAIRNLGQLTAGGLGPGTLVGSAAFDLFPIHAVCVIMPRGGSMKKISDLGVWLVELFWSFWAYVWLYIILEVWTPNVITLWEALITVLQYGLLLVHAYAQDKRWPYVSIPLVRGERPEDWVPAENASVDCDKNCDETSDILPSQNDDIADIFSIHSYNDAGYHHVPEKDIEESSKRELVAKNTYDDTCWLSIWRQQFVEALESPEQRKINSVCLRFIIICWNSIIAPWKILFAFVPPYQIAHGWIAFIFSLIFISGIAYGVTKITDQISCITGVNPYVIAFTALAAGTSWPDLVASKIAAERQVTADSAIANITCSNSVNIYVGIGFPWLIDTLYNYFVYREPLYIDNAAGLSFSLLVFFATSFGCIVVLVLRRILIGAELGGPRLWAWVTSAYFMVLWVVFVVLSSLKVSGVI; this is encoded by the exons ATGGGAAGTACTGCTCCGTCATGCGATGCTTACCTGTTTTTCCATGGTGAAACTCTACTTCCAAATGGTCTCCGTGCTTTCCTTTGTACTGCTGCCCTCGCATACTGTTTTATTGGTTTATCTGCGATCACTGCCCGGTTCTTCAAGTCGATGGAGAGTATCACAAACCACTCTCGGGAGATTGTCACAGTTGATCCACAAACGAATACGCCTATAGTGAAGCAGGAGAAGGTTTGGAACTACACTATAGCAGACATTGCTCTGCTTGCTTTTGGTACCAGCTTTCCCCAGATCTCCCTTGCAACGATCGATGCAATCCGTAATCTTGGTCAACTGACAGCAGGAG GTTTAGGTCCGGGTACCCTTGTGGGTTCTGCTGCGTTCGATCTTTTCCCGATCCATGCTGTCTGTGTGATTATGCCAAGGGGGGGCTCTATGAAAAAGATTTCGGATTTGGGTGTTTGGTTAGTTGAGCTGTTTTGGTCATTCTGGGCGTACGTTTGGCTGTATATTATATTAGAG GTGTGGACACCTAACGTGATTACCCTCTGGGAGGCCTTGATAACAGTCTTGCAGTATGGATTGCTTTTGGTTCATGCATATGCACAGGATAAGCGGTGGCCCTATGTCTCAATCCCTTT GGTAAGAGGTGAGAGACCTGAAGATTGGGTTCCAGCAGAAAATGCTTCAGTTGATTGTGACAAAAACTGTGATGAGACAAGTGATATACTTCCTAGCCAGAATGATGATATTGCTGATATATTCTCCATACATTCTTACAATGATGCAG GGTATCATCATGTTCCAGAAAAGGATATAGAGGAATCGTCAAAAAGGGAGCTTGTAGCAAAGAACACATATGATGATACCTGCTGGCTTTCCATTTGGCGGCAGCAATTTGTTGAAGCT TTGGAGAGTCCTGAGCAAAGGAAGATAAATTCTGTCTGCTTGAGATTCATCATAATATGTTGGAACTCGATCATTGCTCCTTGGAAAATATTGTTTGCTTTTGTGCCACCATATCAAATTGCACATGGCTGGATCGCTTTTATTTTCTCCCTGATCTTCATAAGTGGTATTGCCTACGGGGTTACCAAGATTACAGATCAGATAAGCTGCATCACAG GAGTAAACCCATATGTTATAGCATTCACAGCACTGGCTGCTGGAACCTCGTGGCCAGATCTAGTTGCTAGCAAGATAGCTGCTGAGCGTCAAGTTACTGCAGACTCTGCAATAGCAAATATCACTTGCAG CAACTCTGTAAACATATATGTTGGCATTGGTTTCCCATGGTTGATCGACACACTGTACAATTACTTTGTCTACCGGGAACCTCTGTACATAGACAATGCTGCTGGTCTGAGCTTTTCCCTACTGGTCTTCTTTGCAACATCGTTTGGGTGTATTGTGGTTTTGGTTCTGCGCCGCATTTTAATTGGTGCTGAGCTTGGGGGCCCTAGGCTGTGGGCGTGGGTAACATCAGCCTACTTCATGGTCCTTTGGGTTGTTTTTGTTGTACTTTCTTCTCTAAAGGTTTCTGGAGTAATATAA